A single Botrytis cinerea B05.10 chromosome 1, complete sequence DNA region contains:
- the Bccab4 gene encoding Bccab4, which yields MSQSLLLLPQHPAPATPSTLSAAYSSSLSAVLSSLKTSSSSTKLIIALASSSFKDRLKEPRSQIYNEVETLLGGLYSLICSICAKEDVDITSKLPGAVDCRIVLLDYDSTRFSTDKNSGRDASLGVLAGGPIVGLPLFASTRRQWSKLFSVQGEEGQNLLRDFLHFANGISPPLRAEFQMVSGGVSMIQHASQSVQPNSSASHTVVAVGGTFDHLHAGHKLLLTATALLLQPAASVQDPSRRLIIGITGDELLKNKKYADHLQSWEERQNDVVEFLISILSFTQTSQEEAIQTVPLTTSNGRATHTKLNARSITIECAEIQDAFGPTITDESVTALVVSGETRSGGQAVNDKRVEKGWKALEVYEVDVLDAQADLETTPKSDFATKISSTAIRKQMADRARTSSL from the coding sequence ATGTCACAATCCCTACTTTTGCTCCCTCAACACCCCGCACCGGCTACACCTTCAACGCTCAGTGCTGCATACTCTTCATCATTGTCGGCGGTACTTTCAAGTCTTAAAACTTCATCCTCGAGTACCAAGCTTATAATTGCACTTGCCTCGTCAAGTTTCAAGGATCGGTTGAAGGAGCCAAGATCTCAAATTTACAATGAGGTGGAGACGCTGCTGGGTGGTTTATACAGCTTGATCTGTTCTATATGTGCTAAGGAAGATGTCGACATCACATCCAAGTTGCCTGGCGCTGTGGATTGTCGCATTGTTCTATTGGATTATGACTCGACACGCTTTTCCACCGACAAGAATTCTGGGCGTGATGCCAGTCTTGGGGTGTTGGCTGGCGGCCCTATTGTTGGACTTCCTCTCTTCGCAAGTACCCGACGCCAATGGAGCAAATTATTTTCAGTGCAAGGCGAGGAAGGGCAGAATTTGCTTCGAGACTTTTTACATTTCGCAAATGGGATTAGCCCTCCTTTACGTGCCGAATTTCAAATGGTCAGTGGTGGAGTGAGCATGATTCAACATGCTTCACAGTCTGTACAACCAAATTCTTCTGCCTCCCATACTGTTGTAGCAGTTGGTGGCACGTTTGATCATCTTCATGCGGGCCACAAACTTTTGCTTACAGCTACGGCACTTTTATTACAACCAGCTGCCAGCGTTCAGGACCCCTCCCGGAGATTGATTATCGGTATCACAGGGGACGAATTGctgaagaataaaaaatatgCGGATCACTTACAGAGTTGGGAAGAACGGCAAAACGACGTTGTTGAATTCCTCATCtcgattctttctttcacGCAGACTAGTCAGGAGGAAGCAATTCAAACAGTTCCATTGACAACTTCAAATGGCCGGGCAACACATACGAAACTCAATGCTCGCTCGATCACTATTGAGTGTGCTGAAATTCAAGATGCTTTTGGGCCAACTATTACTGATGAGTCTGTTACCGCACTTGTTGTGTCTGGAGAAACTAGATCGGGCGGACAAGCAGTGAATGACAAAAGAGTTGAGAAGGGCTGGAAGGCACTGGAGGTTTATGAAGTCGATGTGCTCGATGCGCAAGCTGATCTTGAGACCACTCCTAAATCAGACTTTGCTACAAAAATCAGTAGTACTGCAATAAGAAAGCAGATGGCGGATCGCGCCCGGACATCGTCACTCTAA
- the Bcpic7 gene encoding Bcpic7: MATAMDHLVTGTSKIAWLANLNTEFKPTKNYRRTSIICTIGPKTNSVEALNKLRVAGLNVVRMNFSHGSYEYHQSVIDNAREAERVQPGRQLAIALDTKGPEIRTGNTVGDVDIPISAGSEINITTDEKYATACDEKNMYLDYKNITKVITPGRIIYVDDGVLAFDVLEVVDEKTIRCRARNNGKISSKKGVNLPNTDVDLPALSEKDQADLRFGVKNNVDMVFASFIRRGEDIKAIRKVLGEDGKHIQIIAKIENRQGLNNFPEILKETDGVMVARGDLGIEIPAAEVFAAQKKMIAMCNMAGKPVICATQMLESMIYNPRPTRAEISDVGNAVTDGSDCVMLSGETAKGNYPNEAVTEMHETCLKAENSIAYVSHFEELCNLTERPVSVVESCAMAAVRASLDINAGAIIVLSTSGDSARLLSKYRPVCPIFMVTRNASASRYAHLYRGVYPFHFAEEKPDFSNVNWQEDVDRRIKWGIAEALKLKVLAQGESVVVVQGWKGGMGNTNTLRVIKAEPENLGLAQI, encoded by the exons ATGGCCACCGCAATGGATCACTTAGTTACTGGAACCTCCAAGATTGCTTGGTTGGCAAATCTCAACACTGAGTTCAAGCCTACCAAGAACTATCGTCGTACTTCGATTATCTGCACTATCGGTCCCAAGACCAACTCTGTCGAAGCTCTCAACAAGCTCCGCGTAGCTGGTCTCAATGTTGTCCGCATGAACTTTTCCCACGGTTCATACGAATACCATCAATCCGTTATTGACAATGCCCGTGAAGCCGAGAGGGTTCAACCAGGACGTCAACTTGCTATTGCTTTAGATACCAAGGGTCCAGAAATTAGAACTGGTAACACTGTTGGCGATGTCGATATCCCCATCTCTGCTGGATCAGAGATCAACATTACCACCGATGAAAAATATGCCACTGCTTGTGACGAGAAGAACAT GTACCTTGACTACAAGAACATCACCAAGGTTATCACTCCAGGACGCATCATCTACGTTGATGACGGTGTCCTTGCTTTCGATGTTTTGGAGGTTGTTGACGAGAAGACCATTCGTTGCCGCGCAAGAAACAACGGAAAGATCTCTTCCAAGAAGGGTGTCAACCTGCCAAACACTGATGTCGATCTTCCAGCTTTGTCTGAGAAGGATCAAGCcgatttgagatttggtgTTAAGAACAACGTCGACATGGTCTTTGCCTCCTTCATCCGTCGTGGTGAGGACATCAAGGCAATCCGTAAGGTTCTcggtgaagatggaaagcacattcaaatcattgcCAAGATTGAGAACAGACAAGGTCTTAACAACTTCCCTGAGATCTTGAAGGAGACTGATGGTGTCATGGTTGCTCGTGGTGATTTGGGTATCGAGATCCCAGCTGCTGAGGTTTTTGCTGCTCAAAAAAAGATGATTGCAATGTGCAACATGGCTGGTAAGCCAGTCATCTGTGCCACTCAAATGCTCGAGTCCATGATCTACAACCCAAGACCAACTCGTGCTGAGATCAGTGACGTTGGTAACGCCGTTACTGATGGTTCTGACTGTGTTATGTTGTCTGGAGAGACTGCCAAGGGAAACTACCCTAACGAGGCTGTCACCGAGATGCACGAAACTTGTTTGAAGGCTGAGAACTCCATCGCATATGTTTCTCACTTCGAGGAGCTTTGCAACCTTACCGAGCGCCCAGTCAGCGTTGTCGAATCATGTGCCATGGCAGCAGTCCGTGCCAGTTTGGACATCAATGCAGGTGCTATCATCGTTTTGTCCACCAGCGGAGACAGCGCACGTCTTCTCTCCAAGTACAGACCAGTCTGCCCTATCTTCATGGTTACCCGAAATGCCAGCGCATCCAGATACGCTCACTTGTATCGTGGTGTCTATCCTTTCCACTTTGCTGAGGAGAAGCCAGACTTTTCCAATGTTAACTGGCAAGAGGACGTCGACAGAAGAATCAAGTGGGGTATTGCTGAGGCTCTCAAGCTTAAGGTATTGGCTCAAGGTGAGAGTGTCGTCGTTGTTCAAGGATGGAAGGGTGGTATGGGTAACACCAACAC TCTCCGTGTCATCAAGGCCGAGCCAGAGAACCTTGGTTTAGCAcaaatctaa
- the Bcdug2 gene encoding Bcdug2: MATDKLDQVFRKIDELAAATAPNFNIIHDRLAPAIKIPSISSERTIEGRNNVVAMTDFLEDQLTKLNASVDRHSLGKEPGTELQLPDVIIAKYPKAYDSKKKTVLIYGHYDVQPPGEGWDTDPWTITEKGEDPDKKLYGRGSTDDKGPVLGWLNALQAYQEAKVDVPVNLIFCFEGMEESGSTGFADFAIANPKIFEHVDAACISDNYWLTTKKPCLTYGLRGINYFNLTVEHAGVQLHSGMFGGCVYEPMTDLVILLSKLVDSQGKILIPGINELVDDVSKEEFEEYATIEFTTQDFQQTIGSDANIYNDPKKTLMHRFRYPSLTIHGIAGADSSPDQTTAIYPKVTAKFSIRTVPSMDQETVSDLTINYLYQEFDKLGSKNTCTAKQFGETAPYWLASPDDANYKAGKAATQKVYHTEPDLTREGGSIGVTLDLQKALGDKSIMLLPVGMSDDGAHGPNEKLNKRNYIEGSKLLGAYWWFFANPLS, encoded by the exons ATGGCTACTGATAAATTGGACCAGGTTTTTCGGAA GATTGATGAGCTTGCTGCCGCTACCGCTCCCAACTTTAACATTATCCATGATC GACTCGCACCCGCGATCAAGATCCCATCGATCTCTTCCGAGCGGACGATCGAAGGGCGTAACAATGTGGTTGCT ATGACGGATTTTCTGGAAGATCAACTCACGAAGTTGAATGCATCTGTGGACCGACATTCGTTGGGGAAAGAACCAGGAACAGAACTTCAGTTGCCGGATGTTATCATTGCCAAATATCCAAAGGCGTATGACAGTAAGAAGAAGACTGTTTTGATTTATGGCCATTATGATGTTCAGCCTCCGGGAGAAGGC TGGGACACCGACCCCTGGACCATCACAGAAAAAGGCGAAGATCCAGACAAGAAACTTTACGGGCGAGGGTCTACCGACGACAAAGGACCCGTGCTCGGCTGGCTCAACGCACTCCAAGCGTATCAGGAAGCAAAAGTCGACGTCCCGGTCAATCTAATATTTTGTTTCGAAGGAATGGAAGAATCTGGATCCACCGGATTCGCAGACTTTGCAATCGCTAACCCCAAAATCTTTGAACATGTCGATGCTGCATGCATCTCTGACAATTATTGGCTTACGACCAAGAAACCTTGCTTAACATACGGACTCCGCggtatcaattattttaaccTCACAGTGGAACATGCAGGTGTTCAACTCCACAGTGGAATGTTCGGAGGCTGTGTATATGAGCCCATGACGGATCTAGTGATTTTGCTTTCGAAACTTGTGGACTCTCAGGGTAAAATCTTGATCCCGGGGATTAACGAACTTGTGGATGATGTGTCCAAGGAAGAGTTTGAGGAATATGCCACGATAGAGTTTACGACCCAAGATTTTCAACAGACTATTGGCAGCGATGCGAATATCTATAATGATCCCAAGAAAACTCTTATGCACAGGTTTAGGTATCCGTCTCTCACCATC CACGGCATCGCAGGGGCAGATTCAAGCCCAGACCAAACCACCGCCATCTACCCCAAAGTAACCGCCAAATTCTCCATCCGCACTGTGCCATCCATGGATCAGGAGACCGTCTCTGATCTCACCATCAATTATCTCTACCAAGAGTTTGACAAACTTGGAAGTAAAAATACATGCACAGCGAAACAGTTTGGAGAAACTGCTCCGTATTGGCTTGCATCGCCTGATGATGCAAATTATAAGGCTGGCAAGGCGGCTACGCAGAAAGTTTATCATACGGAGCCTGATTTGACGAGAGAGGGCGGAAG TATTGGAGTAACACTTGATTTGCAAAAGGCTCTAGGAGATAAGAGTATCATGTTATTGCCAGTAGGAATGTCAGATGATGGGGCCCATGGTCCGAATGAGAAACTTAACAAGAGGAACTATATTGAGGGGAGCAAATTGCTGGGAGCTTATTGGTGGTTTTTTGCCAATCCTCTATCCTAG
- the Bcpsd gene encoding Bcpsd — MPTYAPIITELRDELLREVDDLDTAVRNALAHDIPDMKTYGIISGKGFLDFADWLVRGWIPTESTNGRDIYYILCMFYFVLAQEPFGVRQTSIVPKNVNKPLTPLSDWLVRFAKEIGSIMDKPESWNETSLTSYRNSPQFRVFEAEDPKNWKTFNQFFYRKLKEPRRIFGQNDDRIVTFPADSTFAGAFSITDESEVILKNIPWKVSDMLGKYGKEKVPNFDNKTTYGELFQEGIWTHSFLNTFDYHRQHAPVSGTVEIIDVIQGAAYLEVLVETDKKAGGHNFLAPRRRISPRMKKRESNGATTLDAPDSPGYQFLQTRGILIINNEHLGRVAVMPIGMAIVSSVNMNTDLLGKKINKGDEISHFAFGGSDCVMMFEQKARVSNFPDLEAGEHFYYGEKLCKAHYK; from the coding sequence ATGCCCACCTACGCACCCATCATCACAGAGCTCCGCGATGAGCTCCTCCGAGAAGTCGACGATCTTGACACGGCTGTGCGAAATGCCCTCGCACACGACATCCCTGACATGAAGACCTACGGCATCATATCCGGCAAAGGCTTTCTCGATTTCGCAGACTGGTTGGTGCGCGGCTGGATCCCCACCGAAAGCACCAACGGTCGCGACATCTACTACATTCTCTGCATGTTCTATTTCGTGCTTGCGCAAGAACCGTTCGGCGTGCGTCAGACATCCATTGTTCCCAAGAATGTGAATAAGCCACTCACTCCGCTCTCGGACTGGCTGGTTCGATTCGCCAAGGAGATCGGGAGCATTATGGATAAGCCCGAGTCATGGAATGAGACTTCCTTGACAAGCTACCGAAATTCCCCTCAATTCCGTGTGTTTGAAGCTGAGGACCCAAAGAATTGGAAGactttcaatcaattcttcTATCGCAAGCTTAAGGAACCACGTAGGATTTTCGGGCAAAACGATGACCGTATTGTCACTTTCCCCGCCGATTCCACCTTTGCCGGTGCCTTTTCCATCACCGATGAATCCGAGGTGATACTTAAGAACATCCCTTGGAAAGTCTCAGACATGCTCGGTAAATATGGGAAAGAGAAGGTCCCAAACTTTGACAACAAAACTACATACGGAGAATTGTTTCAAGAAGGAATTTGGACACATAGTTTCCTCAATACTTTTGATTATCATCGACAGCATGCCCCTGTCTCTGGGACTGTCGAGATCATTGATGTGATCCAAGGTGCTGCTTATTTAGAGGTCCTCGTCGAGACAGACAAGAAAGCTGGTGGACACAATTTCCTTGCACCCCGACGACGAATTTCCCCCCGTATGAAGAAGCGAGAGTCCAATGGAGCCACTACCCTTGACGCTCCTGATTCACCCGGTTACCAATTCTTGCAAACCCGTGGAATTCTCATTATCAATAACGAACATTTGGGTCGAGTAGCTGTCATGCCTATTGGCATGGCGATAGTTTCCTCTGTCAATATGAACACGGATTTACTGGGCAAGAAGATCAATAAGGGAGATGAGATTTCGCATTTTGCTTTCGGAGGATCGGATTGCGTCATGATGTTTGAACAGAAGGCCAGAGTTTCTAATTTCCCAGATTTGGAGGCTGGTGAGCATTTCTATTATGGCGAGAAACT